Proteins encoded by one window of Helicobacteraceae bacterium:
- the ispG gene encoding flavodoxin-dependent (E)-4-hydroxy-3-methylbut-2-enyl-diphosphate synthase, whose translation MISRYPTKQIFVGKVAIGGDAPISVQSMTFSKTSDAKATLKQIERLYFAGADIVRVSVPDEASANALKEIKARSPLPIVADIHFNYRLALKAAERVDCVRINPGNIGSKARVKEVVKACADRNIPIRIGVNGGSLEKEIEAKHGNGAAGMVQSALYHIKLLEDLGFSAIKVSLKASDAARTVEAYRALRTLTPYPFHLGVTEAGTAFHATIKSSIALGALLLDGIGDTMRVSITGELEEEIRVARAILQDSGRQKEGVNIVSCPTCARLEADLKTAVATIEKRVKDIKTPLNISVMGCAVNAIGEAKHADAAIAFGKKSGLVIVKGKTIGKYPENELVDRFMIEVDKLQKETQNR comes from the coding sequence ATGATTTCTCGTTATCCGACAAAACAGATATTCGTGGGCAAAGTCGCGATCGGAGGCGACGCGCCGATCTCCGTTCAGTCGATGACGTTTTCAAAAACCTCCGACGCGAAAGCGACGCTTAAACAGATCGAGCGCCTCTATTTCGCGGGCGCGGATATTGTCCGCGTAAGCGTTCCCGACGAGGCGAGCGCAAACGCGCTCAAAGAGATCAAAGCGCGTAGCCCGCTACCGATCGTCGCGGATATTCACTTCAACTACCGCTTGGCGCTTAAAGCCGCCGAACGCGTCGATTGCGTTCGCATAAACCCGGGCAATATAGGCTCCAAAGCGCGAGTTAAAGAGGTGGTAAAGGCGTGCGCCGATCGCAATATCCCAATTAGAATCGGCGTAAATGGCGGCTCGCTCGAAAAGGAGATCGAAGCCAAACACGGAAACGGCGCGGCTGGGATGGTTCAAAGCGCGCTTTACCACATTAAACTGCTCGAAGATTTAGGCTTTAGCGCGATCAAGGTATCGCTCAAAGCCAGCGACGCGGCGCGAACCGTCGAAGCCTATCGCGCGCTTAGAACGCTAACGCCCTATCCGTTTCATCTGGGCGTTACGGAGGCGGGAACGGCTTTTCACGCGACGATCAAATCCTCGATCGCGCTTGGCGCGCTGCTACTCGACGGGATTGGCGATACGATGCGCGTGTCTATTACGGGCGAGCTAGAAGAGGAGATTAGAGTCGCCCGCGCCATACTGCAAGATAGCGGACGGCAAAAAGAGGGCGTAAATATCGTCTCTTGCCCTACGTGCGCTCGCTTGGAGGCAGACCTTAAAACCGCCGTGGCGACGATCGAAAAGCGCGTAAAAGATATTAAAACGCCGTTAAATATATCGGTAATGGGCTGCGCGGTCAACGCGATCGGAGAGGCAAAACACGCCGACGCGGCGATCGCCTTTGGCAAAAAGAGCGGACTGGTGATTGTAAAAGGCAAGACGATCGGCAAATATCCCGAAAACGAACTTGTCGATCGCTTTATGATCGAGGTGGATAAACTGCAAAAAGAAACGCAAAACCGTTAA
- a CDS encoding CCA tRNA nucleotidyltransferase: MIPPEPFQADFVKIKAALRGHTDRAYFVGGATRDYLLGRGFNDVDIEIYDIPPDRFDKIMRTLGAIGVGKSFFVYKYGAFDLSLPRSERKTGRGHTAFDVAWQNDPIAASRRRDFTINAIMIDIFSGELLDFNGGERDLKTKTIRHIDDRAFAEDSLRVLRAARFAATLDFRIAPETIKLCQAIELDDLSGDRVRAELEKLADAPFRVKGVYYLIKLGAAKRLFGYDRADLKLFRWAKRAPLYYALGCYWRDKKKIFPLFGRTKKISQPSPPKQVSDRFLSAIAYKKPLKEWDGAAIFKLQNHRFYDRKLHLQITAAELMKNGFSGAALGRELKKRALEAFRRASRSRGSKADDN; this comes from the coding sequence GTGATACCGCCCGAACCTTTTCAAGCGGATTTTGTCAAGATCAAAGCGGCTCTGCGGGGGCATACCGACCGCGCATATTTTGTGGGCGGCGCGACGCGGGATTATCTTTTAGGGCGCGGCTTTAACGACGTTGATATAGAGATTTACGACATACCGCCCGATCGGTTCGACAAAATTATGAGAACGCTCGGCGCGATCGGAGTCGGCAAGAGTTTTTTTGTGTATAAATACGGCGCGTTTGATCTCTCTTTGCCGCGATCGGAGCGAAAAACGGGGCGCGGGCATACGGCTTTTGACGTCGCTTGGCAGAACGATCCAATAGCCGCGAGCCGCCGCAGAGACTTTACGATCAACGCGATCATGATCGATATATTTAGCGGCGAGCTTTTGGATTTTAACGGCGGCGAGCGCGATCTTAAAACGAAAACTATTCGCCATATAGACGATCGCGCCTTTGCGGAAGATAGTTTGCGCGTTTTGCGCGCGGCGCGTTTCGCGGCGACGCTCGACTTTAGGATCGCGCCCGAAACCATAAAGCTGTGCCAAGCGATCGAGCTTGACGATCTAAGCGGCGATCGCGTTCGCGCGGAGCTTGAAAAGCTCGCCGACGCGCCGTTTAGGGTAAAGGGCGTTTATTATCTGATCAAACTTGGGGCGGCGAAACGATTGTTCGGCTACGATCGCGCCGATCTGAAACTATTTCGTTGGGCAAAGCGCGCCCCGCTTTATTACGCGCTGGGCTGCTATTGGCGCGACAAAAAAAAGATATTTCCTCTTTTTGGACGGACGAAAAAAATCTCGCAACCTTCGCCGCCGAAACAGGTAAGCGATCGCTTTCTGAGCGCGATAGCCTATAAAAAGCCGCTTAAAGAGTGGGACGGCGCGGCGATTTTTAAACTTCAAAACCATAGGTTTTACGATCGAAAATTACATTTACAGATTACGGCGGCGGAGCTAATGAAAAACGGCTTTTCTGGCGCCGCGCTTGGTCGAGAGTTAAAAAAGCGCGCGCTTGAGGCGTTTAGGCGGGCGAGTCGATCGCGCGGCTCGAAAGCGGACGATAATTAG